Proteins found in one Takifugu flavidus isolate HTHZ2018 chromosome 7, ASM371156v2, whole genome shotgun sequence genomic segment:
- the LOC130528878 gene encoding interferon-induced protein 44-like translates to MAKSNGPFGFSFGTAVPAPVPAPALFTMDRKEEPEGGTKKKDPVVSLNDKLGSKEVPSALNNKKETIKAFSFPRPSPGLESPWRVLKWTEEQRTTLMKNISSYKPSCTEAARVLLLGPVGSGKSSFISSVQSVFNGRVTNRAMVGSFSTSFTKKLQFYKIRSLRGQQPDGLVLCDTMGLGDGGMTGPTLHDVLSVVQGHVPEGHVFSPVQPVNLSQTLGYRKRPSLEEKIHCVAFVLDAVKMSSYHGSLSSSFQQLREHISELGIHQVALLTHVDLVCPETAQDVTNVYKSRVVQAAIDRAAALLGMSTSYIVPVKNYSSELDVDHNTDVLLLNAVDHILQYADLYFLDNSPPPDCETP, encoded by the exons ATGGCTAAATCAAATGGACCTTTCGG TTTTAGTTTTGGTACGGCTGTTCCTGCCCCCGTTCCCGCTCCGGCCCTGTTTACAATGGACAGGAAAGAAGAACCCGAAGGCGGAACCAAAAAGAAAGATCCTGTTGTGTCTTTGAACGACAAACTCGGTTCTAAAGAAGTGCCCTCAGctttaaacaataaaaaggaGACAATTAAAGCCTTCTCCTTTCCCA GGCCGTCACCGGGGCTAGAGTCTCCCTGGAGGGTCCTGAAGTGGACAGAGGA GCAGAGGAcgactctgatgaagaacatcAGCTCATACAAGCCCAGCTGCACAGAGGCAGCCCGAGTTCTTCTCCTCGGCCCGGTCGGCTCGGGAAAATCCAGCTTCATCAGTTCGGTCCAGTCGGTGTTTAATGGGAGAGTCACCAACCGGGCCATGGTGggctccttctccaccagcttCACCAAGAAG TTGCAGTTCTACAAAATCCGCAGCCTGAGAGGACAGCAGCCCGACGGCCTGGTGCTGTGTGACACCATGGGTCTGGGGGACGGCGGCATGACTGGACCTACCCTCCATGACGTCCTGTCTGTCGTTCAAGGTCATGTGCCTGAGGGACATGTG TTCAGTCCAGTTCAGCCGGTGAATCTGTCTCAGACTCTTGGCTACAGGAAGAGGCCGAGCCTGGAGGAGAAGATCCACTGTGTGGCCTTCGTGTTGGACGCGGTTAAAATGTCCTCCTACCATGGAAGCCTGAGCTCCTCGTTCCAGCAGCTCCGAGAACACATCAGCGAACTGG GAATCCATCAGGTGGCTCTGCTGACGCACGTTGACCTGGTTTGTCCAGAAACCGCCCAAGATGTCACCAACGTCTACAAGAGCCGCGTAGTTCAAGCCGCG ATCGatcgagctgctgctctgctgggcaTGTCCACCTCCTACATCGTCCCAGTCAAGAACTACTCTTCAGAGCTGGACGTGGACCACAACACGGACGTGCTTCTGCTGAACGCCGTGGACCACATCCTGCAGTACGCCGACCTGTACTTCCTCGACAATTCACCGCCACCTGACTGCGAGACGCCATAA
- the LOC130529064 gene encoding interferon-induced protein 44-like has product MDRKEEPEGGTKEKDPVVSLNDKLGSKEVPSALNNKKETIKAFSFPRLSPGLGSPWRVLKWTEEQRTTLMKNISSYKPSCTEAARVLLLGPVGSGKSSFISSVQSVFNGRVTNRAMVGSFSTSFTKKLQFYKIRSLRGQQPDGLVLCDTMGLGDGAMTGPTLHDVLSVIQGHVPEGHVFSPVQPVNPSQTLGYRKRPSLEEKIHCVAFVLDAVKMSSYHGSLSSSFQQLREHISELGIHQVALLTHVDLVCPETPPRCHQRLQEPWFKLRSVQTDPTINRAAALLGMSTSYIVPVKNYSSELDVDDNTDVLLLNAVDHILQYADLYFLDNSPPPDCETP; this is encoded by the exons ATGGACAGGAAAGAAGAACCCGAAGGCGGAACCAAAGAGAAAGATCCTGTTGTGTCTTTGAACGACAAACTCGGTTCTAAAGAAGTGCCCTCAGctttaaacaataaaaaggaGACAATTAAAGCCTTCTCCTTTCCCA GGCTGTCACCGGGGTTAGGGTCTCCCTGGAGGGTCCTGAAGTGGACAGAGGA GCAGAGGAcgactctgatgaagaacatcAGCTCATACAAGCCCAGCTGCACAGAGGCAGCCCGAGTTCTTCTCCTCGGCCCGGTCGGCTCGGGAAAATCCAGCTTCATCAGTTCGGTCCAGTCAGTGTTTAATGGGAGAGTCACCAACCGGGCCATGGTGggctccttctccaccagcttCACCAAGAAG TTGCAGTTCTACAAAATCCGCAGCCTGAGAGGACAGCAGCCCGACGGCCTGGTGCTGTGTGACACCATGGGTCTGGGGGACGGCGCCATGACTGGACCTACCCTCCATGACGTCCTGTCTGTCATTCAAGGTCATGTACCTGAGGGACATGTG TTCAGTCCAGTTCAGCCGGTGAATCCGTCTCAGACTCTTGGCTACAGGAAGAGGCCGAGCCTGGAGGAGAAGATCCACTGTGTGGCCTTCGTGTTGGACGCGGTTAAAATGTCCTCCTACCATGGAAGCCTGAGCTCCTCGTTCCAGCAGCTCCGAGAACACATCAGCGAACTGG GAATCCATCAGGTGGCTCTGCTGACGCACGTTGACCTGGTTTGTCCAGAAACGCCCCCAAGATGTCACCAACGTCTACAAGAGCCGTGGTTCAAGCTGCGGTCAGTCCAAACAGACCCGACG ATCAatcgagctgctgctctgctgggcaTGTCCACCTCCTACATCGTCCCAGTCAAGAACTACTCTTCAGAGCTGGACGTGGACGACAACACGGACGTGCTTCTGCTGAACGCCGTGGACCACATCCTGCAGTACGCCGACCTGTACTTCCTCGACAATTCACCGCCACCTGACTGCGAGACGCCATAA
- the LOC130529066 gene encoding interferon-induced protein 44-like — protein sequence MAQAPDKEPWRTVVWGRRERTKYIKAIKEFKPISGSVTKARILLLGPSGVGKSSFVNSVVSIFKERISNPARRGNPIRGEIFLQNIQNSALLLLNCQFCPHLIRGVKAGTFLNLALCDTMGLSEENGAGLHSDDIVSIIQGHVPDGYQFSPTSPMTPETAGYVAAPTPNKKIHCVVYVMDASTVSDVSADLQTKLGEIRQRVTSLSSKIPQLVLMTKVDRADPSLAEDIKNVYESETIREKAEQLAALLGVPDTSIFPVKNYVPNEVKLNDNCDVLLLTAVNEMLSCTDTSVNGITRRLSALSTRCPPDSVPSQLGDLPTRCPPDLNLGNLTDNSEIVGIYKRFPCSLGVLQVALLTHVDLVCPETAQDVTNVYKSRVVQAAIDRAAALLGMSTSYIVPVKNYSSELDVDHNTDVLLLNAVDHILQYADLYFLDNSPPPDCETP from the exons ATGGCTCAGGCACCAG ACAAAGAGCCCTGGAGGACAGTGGTCTGGGGGAGAAG GGAGAGGACGAAGTACATAAAGGCTATCAAGGAGTTCAAACCCATCAGCGGTTCTGTGACCAAAGCTCGGATTCTGCTCCTCGGCCCATCCGGTGTCGGGAAGTCCAGCTTTGTCAATTCTGTCGTCTCCATATTTAAAGAACGCATCAGCAATCCGGCCCGCCGCGGCAACCCAATCAGAGGTGAGATTTTCTTACAGAATATTCAA AACtctgcgctcctcctcctcaactgCCAGTTTTGCCCCCACTTGATAAGAGGTGTTAAGGCAGGAACCTTCCTGAATCTGGCCTTGTGTGACACCATGGGTCTGTCAGAGGAGAACGGAGCGGGGCTTCACAGTGACGACATCGTCAGCATCATTCAAGGTCATGTGCCCGATGGTTACCAG TTCAGCCCGACCTCGCCGATGACCCCAGAAACAGCTGGATATGTTGCAGCTCCGACACCCAATAAGAAGATTCACTGTGTGGTCTACGTCATGGACGCCAGCACGGTCTCCGACGTGTCTGCAGATCTACAGACGAAGCTGGGAGAAATACGCCAGAGAGTCACCTCACTGAGTtcga AGATTCCTCAGCTGGTCCTGATGACGAAAGTGGACAGAGCCGATCCATCACTTGCCGAGGACATCAAGAATGTTTACGAGAGTGAAACCATTCGGGAAAAG GCCGAGCAGCTGGCCGCTCTGCTGGGCGTGCCGGATACCAGCATCTTCCCAGTGAAGAACTATGTCCCAAATGAGGTGAAGCTGAACGACAACTGTGACGTCCTGCTCCTCACGGCCGTCAACGAGATGCTGAGCTGCACCGATACATCCGTGAACGGCATCACCAGGCGACTCAGTGCCCTCTCGACTCGGTGCCCTCCCGACTCGGTGCCCTCCCAACTCGGTGACCTCCCGACTCGGTGCCCTCCCGACCTGAA TTTGGGAAACTTAACAGACAATTCTGAAATTGTGGGCATCTACAAGAGGTTCCCTTGTAGTTTAG GAGTCCTTCAGGTGGCTCTGCTGACGCACGTTGACCTGGTTTGTCCAGAAACCGCCCAAGATGTCACCAACGTCTACAAGAGCCGCGTGGTTCAAGCCGCG ATCGatcgagctgctgctctgctgggcaTGTCCACCTCCTACATCGTCCCAGTCAAGAACTACTCTTCAGAGCTGGACGTGGACCACAACACGGACGTGCTTCTGCTGAACGCCGTGGACCACATCCTACAGTACGCCGACCTGTACTTCCTCGACAATTCACCGCCACCTGACTGCGAGACGCCATAA